A DNA window from Pseudoalteromonas spongiae UST010723-006 contains the following coding sequences:
- the dsbC gene encoding bifunctional protein-disulfide isomerase/oxidoreductase DsbC, translating to MKKLAIAAALLSAAFNISANGVAAASVDPIEAKIIAEFEKIGLQASGVAETPVKGLYEVLTNRGVLYSTADGKYLLQGTLLDLENKENLTEVALGNLRVEGVKQFADSMIVYPAKNEKHKVTIFTDITCGYCRKLHRELDDYLDAGITVQYLAYPRAGIPSKGFDDLQDIWCAKDAAKALTDAKAGDDVVDVAACDAPVKEQFEMGQSFGITGTPAIILEDGTLIPGYQPAAQLKQILDSKKG from the coding sequence ATGAAAAAACTAGCAATCGCAGCTGCTTTGTTGAGTGCGGCATTTAATATTTCAGCAAATGGTGTCGCAGCAGCGAGTGTTGATCCAATCGAAGCGAAAATCATAGCGGAATTTGAAAAAATCGGTCTACAAGCAAGTGGTGTAGCCGAAACACCTGTAAAAGGTTTGTATGAAGTGTTAACCAATCGCGGCGTGTTATACAGCACGGCTGATGGTAAGTATTTACTGCAAGGTACGTTACTTGATTTAGAAAATAAAGAAAACCTAACGGAAGTTGCACTAGGTAATTTGCGTGTAGAAGGGGTAAAACAATTTGCTGATTCAATGATTGTTTACCCAGCTAAAAACGAAAAGCACAAGGTAACAATTTTTACAGATATTACTTGTGGTTACTGTCGTAAATTACACCGCGAGCTGGATGATTACCTAGACGCAGGTATTACGGTGCAATACTTAGCCTATCCTCGTGCAGGTATTCCAAGTAAAGGTTTTGACGACTTACAAGATATTTGGTGCGCAAAAGATGCGGCTAAAGCACTTACTGACGCAAAAGCGGGTGATGACGTAGTAGACGTAGCAGCCTGTGATGCACCGGTGAAAGAACAGTTTGAAATGGGTCAAAGCTTCGGTATTACGGGTACACCAGCAATCATTTTAGAAGATGGTACGCTGATTCCTGGTTACCAGCCAGCGGCGCAGTTAAAGCAAATTCTTGATAGCAAAAAAGGTTAA
- the xerD gene encoding site-specific tyrosine recombinase XerD, which produces MNTLTEKQTPSVENSQHIEQFLDALWLEQGLSENTLAAYRNDLNKFAIYIAKTPLFEVDEGIILEYLAYRRENGFTARSTARAQSALKRFYLYFIGLKKLSSSPLAHIEQPKLGHSLPKTLTEQEVEALLDAPNLEEPIELRDKAMLELLYATGLRVSELVGLRMEQINLRQAVVFVKGKGNKERLVPMGEVALEYIEAFIKLARPQLIKHATDFVFPSKRGIGMTRQTFWHRIKHYALVANIQTELSPHTLRHAFATHLINHGADLRVVQMMLGHSDLSTTQIYTHVAKERLKSIHQTHHPRA; this is translated from the coding sequence ATTAATACATTGACAGAAAAACAAACCCCAAGCGTTGAAAATAGCCAACATATAGAGCAATTTTTAGATGCCCTTTGGTTAGAGCAAGGTTTAAGTGAAAATACCTTGGCAGCATATCGTAACGACTTAAACAAATTTGCAATTTATATTGCGAAAACCCCGCTTTTTGAGGTTGATGAAGGCATTATTCTTGAATATTTAGCATATCGCCGAGAAAATGGTTTTACAGCACGAAGTACGGCTCGGGCGCAAAGTGCGTTAAAACGCTTTTATTTGTATTTTATTGGTTTGAAAAAACTCTCCAGCTCACCGCTTGCCCATATTGAACAGCCTAAGCTAGGCCATTCATTACCTAAAACCTTAACAGAACAAGAAGTTGAAGCCTTGCTTGATGCGCCTAATCTTGAAGAGCCCATAGAGCTAAGAGATAAAGCCATGCTTGAACTTTTGTATGCAACAGGGCTTCGCGTAAGTGAATTAGTTGGCCTGCGCATGGAGCAAATTAATTTGCGCCAAGCTGTGGTATTTGTAAAAGGTAAAGGTAACAAAGAGCGTTTAGTTCCAATGGGAGAAGTGGCGCTTGAGTATATTGAAGCGTTTATTAAGTTAGCACGTCCGCAATTAATTAAACACGCGACTGATTTTGTTTTTCCGTCAAAACGCGGCATTGGCATGACACGACAGACCTTTTGGCATCGCATTAAACACTATGCATTAGTTGCGAATATTCAAACGGAATTATCGCCACACACCTTACGTCATGCATTTGCCACACATTTGATCAATCATGGTGCTGATTTACGTGTTGTACAAATGATGTTAGGCCATAGTGACTTATCGACCACACAGATTTATACTCATGTAGCAAAAGAAAGGTTAAAATCCATTCATCAGACGCATCATCCAAGAGCTTGA
- the lysS gene encoding lysine--tRNA ligase yields MTDQIQDENKLIAERRAKLDAIRENCSANGHPNTFRRENYTADLQAKFGDKSKEELVELDHQVSVAGRILAKRGPFLVLQDMKGRIQAYASKDVQKDLKEKYGQLDIGDIIGVSGPLHKSGKGDLYVDMVQYELLTKSLRPLPEKFHGLTDQEAKYRQRYVDLITNMDTRETFRIRSKVIEGIRRFLAERDFMEVETPMLQVIPGGATARPFVTHHNALDIDMYLRIAPELYLKRLVVGGFDRVFEINRNFRNEGLSTRHNPEFTMIEFYQAYADYNDLMNLTEDMLRTVAQDVLGTTTVINTVKNAEGEVVETIEYDFGSKFERLSMADAIIKFGPDAAEIAHIFKDPENHFDELVAYAKKVHVKVPEKCVWGAGKFLCEIFEETAEHKLIQPTFITEYPWEVSPLARRNDENPFITDRFEFFVGGRELANGFSELNDAEDQAARFARQVEEKDAGDDEAMHFDDDYIQALEYGLPPTAGEGIGIDRLVMLFTDSPTIKDVILFPHMRPQAD; encoded by the coding sequence ATGACAGATCAAATTCAAGACGAAAATAAATTGATTGCAGAGCGTCGTGCCAAGCTAGATGCGATTCGTGAGAATTGCTCAGCTAATGGTCACCCGAATACTTTCCGCCGTGAAAATTACACAGCAGATCTACAAGCTAAGTTTGGTGATAAATCGAAGGAAGAGTTAGTCGAGTTAGACCACCAAGTTTCAGTAGCAGGCCGTATTTTAGCAAAACGTGGTCCTTTCCTTGTACTTCAAGATATGAAAGGTCGTATTCAGGCGTATGCGTCTAAAGACGTACAAAAAGATTTAAAAGAGAAGTATGGTCAGCTTGATATCGGTGACATCATCGGTGTATCGGGTCCGCTTCATAAATCAGGTAAAGGTGACCTTTACGTAGATATGGTTCAGTACGAGCTACTAACAAAGTCACTGCGCCCATTACCAGAAAAATTCCACGGTTTAACAGACCAAGAAGCGAAGTACCGTCAGCGTTATGTTGACCTTATCACTAATATGGATACCCGTGAGACGTTCCGCATTCGTTCAAAAGTGATTGAAGGTATTCGTCGTTTCTTAGCTGAACGTGACTTTATGGAAGTTGAAACGCCAATGCTTCAGGTTATTCCTGGTGGTGCAACGGCGCGTCCATTCGTAACTCACCACAACGCATTAGACATCGATATGTATTTACGTATCGCACCAGAGCTTTACCTTAAGCGTTTAGTGGTAGGTGGTTTTGACCGCGTATTTGAAATTAACCGTAACTTCCGTAACGAAGGTCTTTCAACGCGTCACAACCCAGAATTCACCATGATTGAATTCTACCAAGCGTACGCTGACTACAACGACCTAATGAACTTAACGGAAGACATGTTACGTACCGTTGCACAAGATGTACTAGGTACCACAACGGTTATCAACACAGTTAAAAACGCTGAGGGTGAAGTTGTTGAAACAATCGAATATGATTTCGGTAGTAAGTTCGAGCGTTTATCAATGGCTGATGCCATCATCAAGTTTGGTCCAGATGCAGCTGAAATCGCGCATATTTTCAAAGATCCGGAAAACCACTTCGACGAGCTAGTAGCTTACGCCAAGAAAGTACACGTAAAAGTGCCAGAGAAATGTGTATGGGGTGCAGGTAAGTTCTTATGTGAAATCTTCGAAGAAACAGCTGAGCACAAGCTAATTCAGCCAACTTTCATCACAGAGTATCCGTGGGAAGTGTCGCCACTTGCGCGTCGTAACGATGAAAACCCATTTATCACTGACCGTTTCGAATTCTTCGTAGGTGGTCGTGAATTAGCAAATGGTTTCTCAGAGCTTAACGATGCAGAAGATCAAGCGGCACGTTTTGCACGTCAGGTTGAAGAGAAAGATGCTGGTGATGATGAAGCAATGCACTTTGACGATGATTATATCCAAGCACTTGAGTATGGCCTACCGCCAACAGCAGGTGAGGGTATTGGTATCGATCGTCTAGTAATGCTATTTACTGACTCACCAACGATTAAAGATGTAATCTTATTCCCGCATATGCGCCCGCAAGCGGACTAA
- a CDS encoding tRNA1(Val) (adenine(37)-N6)-methyltransferase codes for MSGFTFKQFHINHDKCAMKVGTDGILLGAWAPLEGVSTALDIGTGTGLIALMLKQRAPSLVITGVEIDNDAFLQAKENISASPWQDLNLWQGDINEFQANTAFDLIVSNPPFFNDSLKSDNAQRMTARHTDDLSFDSLCAKAVSLLSEKGRFCVVLPTTELSRFENAADNANLKIIKKQWVFTSKKKAAKRVLLCLALKNELQTLVEEELVIHAESGEYSTAYKQLCRDFYLNF; via the coding sequence ATGTCGGGTTTTACGTTTAAGCAGTTTCATATTAACCACGATAAATGTGCTATGAAAGTGGGCACTGATGGTATTTTGCTGGGCGCTTGGGCGCCTCTTGAGGGGGTTAGTACAGCGCTAGATATTGGCACTGGTACGGGGCTAATTGCCTTAATGCTTAAGCAGCGTGCGCCTAGTTTAGTTATCACAGGTGTTGAAATTGATAATGATGCATTTTTACAAGCGAAAGAGAATATTTCAGCTTCACCTTGGCAAGATCTAAATTTGTGGCAAGGTGATATCAATGAATTTCAAGCAAATACTGCGTTTGATCTGATAGTTTCAAACCCGCCATTTTTTAATGACTCACTTAAAAGCGACAATGCACAGCGCATGACGGCACGTCATACGGATGATTTATCGTTTGACAGTTTATGTGCTAAAGCGGTGAGTTTATTAAGCGAAAAGGGGCGGTTTTGTGTGGTATTGCCTACAACCGAGTTAAGCCGATTTGAAAATGCCGCAGATAACGCTAATTTGAAAATTATTAAAAAGCAGTGGGTATTCACTAGCAAAAAGAAAGCAGCAAAACGGGTATTACTGTGTTTAGCGCTGAAAAATGAGTTGCAAACCTTGGTTGAAGAAGAATTGGTTATTCATGCTGAGAGTGGGGAGTACAGCACAGCGTATAAACAACTGTGCCGTGATTTCTATTTGAACTTTTGA
- the fldB gene encoding flavodoxin FldB, giving the protein MKIGLFFGSTTCYTEMAAEKIQQIIGEDIISLHNIKDEPLKNAEQFDFLMFGISTWDFGELQEDWESIWDDIESVNLSGKTIALFGMGDQQGYGQWFQDALGMLHDKIKPQGVTFLGYWPNSEEYEFEASKALTEDGKQFVGLALDEDSQYEKSDERIAAWVEQIMTEYTETL; this is encoded by the coding sequence ATGAAAATTGGTTTATTTTTTGGTTCTACAACTTGTTACACCGAGATGGCTGCAGAAAAAATTCAGCAAATTATCGGTGAAGACATCATTTCACTTCACAATATTAAAGACGAGCCACTGAAAAACGCAGAACAATTCGATTTCTTAATGTTTGGTATTTCTACTTGGGACTTTGGCGAGTTACAAGAAGATTGGGAATCAATTTGGGATGATATTGAGTCAGTTAACCTAAGCGGTAAAACCATTGCACTTTTTGGTATGGGCGACCAACAAGGCTATGGTCAATGGTTTCAAGATGCATTAGGCATGCTGCACGACAAAATTAAACCACAAGGCGTGACCTTTTTAGGCTACTGGCCAAACTCAGAAGAGTACGAGTTTGAAGCCTCAAAAGCATTAACCGAAGATGGCAAACAGTTTGTTGGCTTGGCACTGGATGAAGACAGTCAGTACGAGAAAAGTGATGAACGCATTGCTGCTTGGGTTGAACAAATAATGACCGAATACACTGAAACGCTCTAA
- the recJ gene encoding single-stranded-DNA-specific exonuclease RecJ, whose translation MQKTIQTRARVDDSHLDASLHPVIKQIYASRGIKNNTELDNGAASLLDFRLLKDIDVAANILINGLQKHAKILIVGDFDADGATSTAVLMEGLPMFGFQHVDYLVPNRFNLGYGLSPQLAEQVVQIKPDILITVDNGISCLQGVEICKQAGIQVIVTDHHLQGEQLPNADAIVNPNRFDCQFPSKALAGCGVAFYLLVALRHTLREQNYFENSGLAQPNLASLLDIVALGTVADVVPLDANNRTLVYQGLARIRAGRTRPGILALIEVANRNSYRLQASDFGFAIAPRLNAAGRLDDMSLGIACLLSQDGNQARRIAAELDGLNQERREIEQSMQVEANAVLERLVSQSQEIPDAVCLYQDDWHQGVIGILAGRLKEQYHRPTVIFAQGENGEIKGSCRSIPGLHMRDLLESISTKHPDLILKFGGHAMAAGLSILESDFTRFKQVYSDAVANTLAEEDKHAVLLTDGNLPADCFNLNFANQLKQSGPFGQSFPEPLFDDVFYVIQQRMVGEKHLKLVLRHASGLDVDAIAFNVDLRAWPNTAAEKVRLAYQLDINEFRGKFSLQLLVSEIQLA comes from the coding sequence ATGCAAAAAACTATTCAAACACGTGCACGCGTTGACGACAGCCATTTAGACGCCTCGCTTCATCCTGTAATTAAACAAATTTATGCTTCTCGTGGTATTAAAAACAATACTGAACTTGATAATGGCGCGGCGTCGTTACTTGATTTTCGCTTGTTAAAAGACATTGATGTTGCAGCAAATATCTTAATTAATGGGCTGCAAAAACACGCCAAAATTTTAATTGTCGGTGACTTTGATGCTGATGGTGCAACCAGTACCGCGGTGTTAATGGAAGGCCTGCCAATGTTTGGCTTTCAACATGTTGATTACCTAGTGCCAAACCGTTTTAACTTAGGCTATGGCTTAAGCCCGCAACTTGCAGAACAAGTAGTGCAAATTAAACCGGATATTTTAATTACGGTTGATAACGGTATTTCATGTTTGCAAGGTGTTGAAATTTGTAAGCAAGCTGGCATTCAAGTGATTGTTACCGATCACCATTTGCAGGGGGAACAGCTACCGAATGCCGATGCGATTGTTAATCCGAACCGCTTTGATTGTCAGTTTCCATCAAAAGCATTGGCGGGATGCGGTGTTGCGTTTTACTTGCTGGTGGCACTTCGTCACACGTTACGAGAGCAAAATTATTTTGAAAACTCCGGTTTAGCGCAACCTAATTTGGCGAGTCTTTTGGATATTGTTGCGCTGGGTACTGTGGCCGATGTGGTGCCGCTCGATGCTAATAACCGGACTTTGGTATACCAAGGTTTGGCACGTATTCGCGCAGGGCGCACCCGCCCCGGTATTTTGGCGCTTATCGAGGTTGCCAATCGCAATAGTTACCGTCTGCAAGCCAGTGACTTTGGCTTTGCTATTGCGCCACGGCTTAATGCGGCAGGGCGCTTAGATGATATGAGTTTAGGTATTGCTTGTTTACTGAGTCAGGATGGCAATCAGGCAAGACGCATTGCTGCGGAACTTGATGGATTAAACCAAGAACGCCGTGAAATCGAGCAAAGTATGCAAGTTGAAGCTAACGCAGTGCTAGAACGCTTAGTGTCACAATCACAAGAAATTCCAGATGCTGTGTGTCTATATCAAGATGATTGGCACCAAGGTGTTATTGGTATTTTGGCGGGGCGTTTAAAAGAGCAATATCACCGCCCCACAGTGATTTTCGCACAGGGTGAAAATGGTGAAATAAAAGGCAGTTGCCGTTCGATTCCAGGGCTCCACATGCGTGATTTGTTGGAGTCAATTTCAACTAAACACCCCGATTTAATTTTAAAATTTGGTGGTCATGCCATGGCGGCGGGTTTATCAATTTTAGAAAGCGACTTTACCCGTTTTAAACAAGTGTACTCAGATGCGGTGGCAAATACGTTAGCCGAAGAAGATAAACACGCGGTGCTATTAACTGATGGTAATTTGCCAGCTGATTGTTTTAACTTGAATTTCGCCAACCAACTTAAACAATCCGGGCCCTTTGGCCAAAGCTTTCCTGAGCCGCTATTTGACGATGTTTTTTATGTTATTCAACAGCGTATGGTGGGCGAAAAACATTTAAAATTAGTATTACGACATGCATCGGGTTTAGATGTTGACGCAATAGCCTTTAATGTTGATTTAAGGGCGTGGCCAAATACCGCAGCTGAAAAAGTACGTTTAGCCTATCAGCTTGATATTAATGAGTTTAGAGGTAAGTTTTCGCTGCAATTACTGGTTAGCGAAATACAATTGGCATAG
- the prfB gene encoding peptide chain release factor 2 (programmed frameshift), with amino-acid sequence MFEVNPVINQIKEIRERTDQLRGYLDYPLKKERLEEVNAELEDSAVWNEPEKAQALGREKSSLEAIVETIENLEQGAEDVEGLVELAVEAEDEDTFAEAESELEDLMKQLDKLEFRRMFSGEQDGNDAYIDLQSGSGGTEAQDWCNMLLRMYLRWAEAKGFKAEIVEATDGDVAGIKGATVRVSGEYAYGWLRTETGVHRLVRKSPFDSTGRRHTSFASAFVYPEVDDNIEIDINPADLRIDVYRASGAGGQHVNRTESAVRITHLPTNTVVQCQNDRSQHKNKAQAMKQLKAKLFELEMHKQNAEKQSQEDAKSDIGWGSQIRSYVLDDSRIKDLRTGVENRNTQAVLDGDLDKFIEASLKSGL; translated from the exons ATGTTTGAAGTGAATCCTGTGATTAACCAAATCAAGGAAATTCGCGAACGTACCGACCAACTTAGGGGGTATCTT GACTACCCTCTTAAGAAAGAGCGGTTAGAAGAAGTTAATGCCGAATTAGAAGATTCAGCAGTATGGAATGAGCCTGAAAAAGCACAGGCGTTGGGTCGTGAAAAATCGAGCTTAGAAGCAATTGTTGAAACTATCGAAAATCTTGAGCAAGGCGCTGAAGACGTTGAAGGTTTAGTTGAGCTGGCTGTCGAAGCCGAAGACGAAGACACCTTTGCAGAAGCAGAGTCTGAGCTTGAAGACTTAATGAAGCAACTTGATAAGCTAGAGTTCCGTCGTATGTTCTCTGGTGAGCAAGATGGTAACGATGCCTATATCGACCTGCAGTCAGGTTCAGGCGGCACTGAAGCACAAGACTGGTGTAACATGCTGCTGCGTATGTATTTACGTTGGGCAGAAGCAAAAGGCTTTAAAGCGGAAATCGTTGAAGCAACCGATGGTGATGTTGCCGGCATTAAAGGTGCAACGGTTCGTGTTTCAGGTGAGTACGCTTATGGTTGGTTACGCACTGAAACAGGTGTGCACCGCTTAGTACGTAAAAGCCCGTTTGATTCAACAGGTCGCCGCCATACATCATTTGCTTCTGCGTTTGTTTATCCTGAGGTGGATGACAATATTGAAATTGATATTAACCCAGCCGATTTACGTATTGACGTATATCGTGCATCGGGTGCGGGTGGTCAGCACGTTAACCGTACAGAATCTGCGGTGCGTATTACTCACTTACCGACCAATACGGTAGTGCAGTGTCAGAATGACCGTTCGCAACACAAAAACAAAGCACAGGCAATGAAGCAGTTAAAAGCAAAATTGTTTGAGCTTGAAATGCATAAACAGAATGCTGAAAAGCAGTCACAAGAAGATGCAAAATCGGATATTGGCTGGGGTAGCCAAATTCGTTCGTACGTACTCGATGATTCTCGTATCAAAGACTTACGTACCGGGGTTGAAAACCGCAATACTCAAGCCGTATTAGACGGCGATTTAGATAAGTTTATCGAAGCCAGCCTGAAATCTGGCCTTTAA
- a CDS encoding HDOD domain-containing protein: MIEIDNKILSDVAAGFTIPAKPDILQALQDELNHEPELYRVADIIAADVATSAAVLKIINSPYYGLARTISDIRQAVMFLGLENITSLVTGYLLKQAYDQSKCSLPLNRFWDNANDIANVSCIIAQHLKSPLPPENLHLIGLFHDAGTPAMAIRFEGYTHLLQEHRENDSNLLIHKEEKKYKTNHAVVGYYLATSWNLPKQICQIILQHHSNDFFNASNDKFERSCFACLRLAENLVHVARNFRPEPQWHAIEQLVLDTLQLDEYDFQDLKEDVEEYLISSH; this comes from the coding sequence ATGATTGAAATAGATAACAAAATACTGAGCGATGTTGCAGCTGGTTTCACCATTCCAGCTAAGCCTGATATTTTGCAAGCACTGCAAGATGAGCTAAACCACGAGCCCGAACTTTATCGCGTTGCAGACATTATTGCCGCTGACGTGGCAACATCAGCTGCCGTACTCAAAATTATAAATAGTCCCTATTACGGCCTTGCCAGAACAATAAGTGATATTCGCCAAGCCGTAATGTTTTTAGGTCTTGAGAACATTACCAGCTTAGTGACTGGCTATTTACTTAAACAAGCCTATGACCAAAGTAAATGCTCGTTACCACTAAATCGTTTTTGGGATAACGCTAACGACATCGCTAATGTGTCGTGTATTATTGCGCAACATTTAAAATCGCCCCTACCACCTGAAAATTTACACTTAATAGGTTTATTTCACGATGCGGGTACACCCGCGATGGCAATTCGCTTTGAAGGCTACACCCATTTACTGCAAGAGCACCGTGAAAATGACAGTAACCTGTTAATACATAAAGAAGAAAAGAAATACAAAACTAATCACGCGGTTGTTGGCTACTACTTAGCCACGAGTTGGAACTTACCTAAACAAATTTGCCAAATAATTCTGCAACATCACAGTAATGATTTTTTTAATGCCTCAAACGATAAATTTGAGCGCAGTTGCTTTGCTTGTTTACGCTTAGCTGAAAACCTAGTGCATGTCGCTAGGAACTTTCGCCCTGAACCACAATGGCACGCAATAGAACAGCTAGTATTAGACACCTTACAACTCGATGAATATGACTTCCAAGATCTGAAAGAAGATGTAGAAGAGTACTTAATTTCATCGCATTAA